The Desulfovibrio desulfuricans DSM 642 genome includes a window with the following:
- a CDS encoding diguanylate cyclase — translation MSNNADFDALANELLALRQADGTASRNSGESVLVARLLPGFNVSRWQEFLRRYPTGRWCALPASPGLLPELGGGPSNAPGHLAHLLMAEMFTVQISRELLRLSRTGGDLAVIEAVILDKAHLDEASVQALETLLVDCLRQCREECDTLGCTGLGRFALLLPGVSVLRARLMAEQIQKIFAVRAAEIPIASKGRRAAKANCALGIACADQGGRPTPEALLGKAAQATDEALAQKHGHICIAGGAALDARTTLVHSSEKRFLFFGGN, via the coding sequence ATGAGCAACAACGCTGATTTTGACGCACTTGCCAACGAGCTGCTTGCCTTGCGGCAGGCAGACGGCACCGCTTCGCGCAACAGCGGCGAATCTGTGCTGGTGGCCCGGCTGTTGCCAGGTTTCAACGTCAGCAGGTGGCAGGAATTTTTGCGCCGCTACCCCACCGGGCGCTGGTGCGCCCTGCCCGCCAGCCCCGGCCTTTTGCCGGAACTTGGCGGCGGCCCCAGCAATGCCCCCGGCCACCTTGCCCACCTGCTCATGGCCGAAATGTTTACGGTGCAGATAAGCCGCGAACTGTTGCGCCTTTCCCGTACTGGGGGCGATCTGGCGGTGATTGAAGCCGTTATTTTGGACAAGGCGCATCTGGACGAGGCCTCGGTGCAGGCTCTGGAAACCCTGCTTGTGGACTGCCTGCGGCAGTGCCGCGAGGAATGCGATACCCTTGGCTGTACCGGCCTTGGGCGCTTTGCCCTGCTCCTGCCCGGCGTCAGCGTGCTGCGCGCACGCCTGATGGCCGAGCAGATACAAAAAATCTTTGCTGTCCGGGCAGCGGAAATTCCCATTGCCAGCAAGGGCAGGCGTGCGGCAAAGGCCAATTGCGCCTTGGGCATAGCCTGCGCCGATCAGGGGGGCAGACCAACCCCCGAGGCCCTGTTGGGCAAGGCCGCACAGGCCACGGACGAGGCTCTGGCCCAAAAGCACGGCCACATTTGCATAGCGGGTGGTGCTGCCCTGGACGCCAGAACCACCCTTGTACATTCCAGCGAAAAACGATTTCTCTTCTTTGGGGGAAACTGA
- the prfB gene encoding peptide chain release factor 2 (programmed frameshift) encodes MLQLSDLRAACQPLSQRFATLWGRLDVAASQKRLQDIEHEISRPGAWDNPEALTPVLQEKRRLEEEIERLSRLKTCHDDMNEWLALASESEDPEALESLDQQNRNLAALLDETELVMLLSGEEDSQDAILEIHPGAGGTESQDWAEMLLRMYTRWAARHKYTVEELDYLPGDEAGVKSVTMRIAGPHAFGFLKSERGIHRLIRISPFDSSGRRHTSFASVDVIPDVGNDIELDIKESDIRVDIFRSSGPGGQSVNTTSSAVRVTHIPTGVTAQCQNEKSQHHNKDTAMRVLRARLYNIELQKRDAERQADYAGKDAIAFGSQIRTYTLQPYRLVKDHRTGSEAGDVEGVLNGQIDQFQHDYLLHRHEQQR; translated from the exons ATGTTGCAACTCAGTGATCTGCGCGCCGCATGCCAGCCCCTTTCCCAACGTTTCGCCACCCTCTGGGGGCGTCTT GACGTTGCCGCCAGCCAGAAGCGCCTGCAGGACATCGAACACGAAATTTCCCGCCCCGGCGCATGGGACAATCCCGAAGCGCTGACCCCTGTTTTGCAGGAAAAGCGGCGTCTCGAAGAAGAAATCGAGCGTCTCAGCCGCCTCAAGACCTGCCACGACGACATGAACGAATGGCTGGCCCTGGCCTCTGAAAGCGAAGACCCCGAAGCTCTGGAATCCCTTGACCAGCAGAACCGCAATCTTGCCGCCCTGCTGGACGAAACCGAGCTTGTCATGCTGCTTTCCGGCGAGGAGGACAGTCAGGACGCGATACTTGAAATCCACCCCGGCGCTGGCGGCACGGAGTCGCAGGACTGGGCCGAAATGCTGCTGCGCATGTACACTCGATGGGCTGCGCGCCACAAGTACACCGTGGAAGAGCTGGATTACCTGCCGGGCGATGAGGCGGGCGTTAAAAGTGTTACCATGCGCATTGCCGGGCCGCATGCCTTTGGCTTTCTCAAGAGCGAGCGCGGCATCCACCGCCTTATCCGCATTTCGCCTTTCGATTCATCGGGCCGCCGCCACACCTCCTTTGCATCTGTGGACGTCATCCCTGACGTGGGCAACGATATTGAGCTGGACATCAAGGAATCCGACATCCGCGTGGACATTTTCCGTTCCAGCGGCCCCGGCGGGCAAAGCGTCAACACCACAAGTTCGGCTGTGCGCGTGACCCACATTCCCACTGGTGTTACCGCCCAGTGCCAGAACGAAAAATCGCAGCACCACAACAAGGATACGGCCATGCGCGTTTTGCGCGCCCGCCTGTACAACATAGAGCTGCAAAAACGCGATGCTGAGCGGCAGGCGGACTACGCAGGCAAGGACGCCATCGCCTTTGGCAGCCAGATCCGCACATACACATTGCAGCCCTACAGGCTGGTCAAGGATCACCGCACCGGCTCCGAAGCCGGAGATGTGGAAGGCGTTTTGAACGGTCAGATCGACCAGTTCCAACACGATTACCTGCTGCACCGACATGAGCAACAACGCTGA
- the lnt gene encoding apolipoprotein N-acyltransferase: protein MKLFRPEAPWATQRGWVLCLAAALGLWLGFPNDLISFPPLVLVWPVALALLGREAANRAIALRMGWIGTIAGGMAALYWLTLPVHNVGGLPWLLAVPCALFIVTCIGSAGGLFALAAHMFRHRPAWVQAVLLGLLWYLLEAVYALALGFPWLDMAGALSPWPILVQAADIVGGYALTGLWSMAALLCCLAFVCGPRRFCPDRASLIPGLVLTIALLCYGGWRLYANPMITEPSGPDSVDVLYVEGNVDQNQKWVPAFQRQTVDLYLGLTYQGLAQNPDARPLIVWPETAMPFFFEVNALHAPRIRELAAHSGSPLLFGAPGLERHPGKKDPDVFNRAFLLNPKGDTVGYYDKEHLVPFGEYLPEWLNWGFLEALLQGVGVYQTGTAVAPLRQDNLALGMLICYEGIFPWLAQNRVADGANILVDISNDGWFGNTPAARQHLYLTALRAVEQNRWILRGTNTGISVVVDQRARLTMQGGQFKAQAVWGKAAIVTAPSLFHSISPWLMPGAALVFLTLLLLGPGGRFAKDRDKAACCS, encoded by the coding sequence ATGAAGCTGTTCCGTCCTGAAGCGCCATGGGCCACGCAGCGCGGCTGGGTTTTGTGCCTTGCTGCCGCACTAGGCCTGTGGCTGGGTTTTCCCAACGATCTTATCAGCTTTCCTCCACTGGTGCTTGTGTGGCCTGTGGCGCTGGCATTGCTTGGCCGGGAGGCCGCAAACCGCGCCATTGCCTTGCGCATGGGCTGGATTGGCACCATTGCTGGCGGCATGGCCGCACTCTACTGGCTCACCCTGCCCGTGCACAACGTGGGCGGCCTGCCCTGGCTGCTGGCCGTTCCCTGCGCGCTGTTCATTGTAACCTGCATTGGCAGTGCTGGCGGTCTGTTTGCCCTCGCGGCCCACATGTTCCGCCACAGGCCCGCCTGGGTGCAGGCCGTGCTGCTTGGCCTCTTGTGGTATCTGCTTGAGGCGGTCTATGCCCTTGCCCTGGGCTTTCCCTGGCTGGACATGGCCGGAGCATTGTCCCCCTGGCCCATACTGGTGCAGGCTGCGGACATAGTAGGCGGTTACGCCCTTACAGGCCTGTGGAGTATGGCGGCCCTGCTGTGCTGTCTTGCCTTTGTCTGCGGGCCCCGGCGCTTCTGCCCCGACCGCGCAAGCCTGATCCCCGGCCTTGTGCTCACAATTGCCCTGCTGTGTTACGGGGGCTGGCGGCTTTACGCCAACCCGATGATCACCGAACCCAGCGGGCCGGACAGCGTGGATGTGCTCTATGTGGAAGGCAATGTTGACCAGAACCAGAAGTGGGTTCCAGCCTTTCAGCGGCAAACGGTGGATCTGTATCTGGGCCTGACGTATCAGGGCCTTGCGCAAAACCCCGATGCCCGCCCTCTCATTGTGTGGCCGGAAACAGCCATGCCTTTCTTTTTTGAGGTCAATGCCCTGCATGCCCCGCGCATTCGCGAGCTGGCGGCCCACAGCGGCAGCCCGCTGCTGTTTGGCGCGCCGGGCCTCGAGCGCCACCCCGGCAAAAAAGATCCCGATGTTTTCAACCGGGCCTTTTTGCTGAACCCCAAGGGAGATACTGTCGGATATTACGACAAGGAACATCTGGTTCCCTTTGGCGAATATCTGCCGGAATGGCTCAACTGGGGATTTCTGGAGGCATTGCTGCAAGGGGTTGGCGTGTACCAGACTGGCACGGCTGTCGCCCCGCTGCGGCAGGACAATCTTGCTCTGGGAATGCTCATCTGCTATGAGGGAATATTCCCGTGGCTTGCCCAGAACCGCGTGGCGGATGGGGCAAATATTCTTGTAGATATCAGCAATGACGGCTGGTTTGGCAACACTCCGGCGGCACGGCAGCATCTCTACCTTACTGCCCTGCGGGCCGTGGAGCAGAACCGCTGGATATTGCGCGGCACCAACACAGGCATTTCTGTTGTGGTGGATCAGCGCGCCCGGCTGACCATGCAGGGAGGCCAGTTCAAAGCACAGGCCGTCTGGGGCAAGGCGGCGATTGTGACCGCGCCAAGCCTGTTCCACAGTATTTCGCCATGGCTTATGCCCGGGGCCGCCCTGGTATTTCTGACCCTGCTCCTGCTCGGCCCCGGCGGCAGGTTTGCAAAAGATCGCGACAAAGCCGCCTGCTGTTCCTGA
- a CDS encoding hemolysin family protein, protein MDGGTEGHSTIWSRLSRLFGHDDQESLEKAILEARADGEVEPYEESMLLGILRFNDLQVQDTMIPRTDIDCVPDDMPLQEVARIIVRSGHSRIPVYKDTRDNIVGILHAKDVLSSLLDQGDHAPAVSRVMREPFFVPETKSIRTLLQEFRARKQHIAIALDEYGGTSGLITIEDVLEEIVGDIEDEHDAPRQEDIRPLGENVYELTGRALLEDIEDLGVDLDSDEVDTIGGYLSMEAGHVPGPGERFTLRGWAFTVLEADRKLIIRLRMEPADHAAPAPATEEEEAAKA, encoded by the coding sequence TTGGACGGCGGCACGGAAGGTCACAGTACCATCTGGTCGCGCCTGAGCAGACTGTTCGGGCACGACGATCAGGAATCTCTCGAAAAAGCCATTCTGGAAGCACGAGCCGACGGCGAGGTGGAACCCTACGAGGAATCCATGCTCCTTGGCATCCTGCGCTTCAACGATCTTCAGGTGCAGGACACCATGATCCCCCGCACCGATATAGACTGCGTTCCCGATGACATGCCGCTTCAGGAAGTGGCGCGCATCATTGTGCGTTCTGGTCATTCGCGCATTCCCGTATACAAGGACACCCGCGACAACATCGTGGGCATTCTCCACGCCAAGGATGTTCTCAGCAGCTTGCTGGATCAGGGGGACCACGCCCCCGCAGTTTCGCGGGTCATGCGCGAGCCTTTCTTTGTGCCCGAGACCAAGTCCATCCGCACCCTGCTGCAGGAATTTCGTGCCCGCAAGCAGCACATTGCCATTGCGCTTGACGAATACGGCGGCACATCCGGCCTTATCACCATTGAAGACGTGCTGGAAGAAATCGTGGGCGATATTGAAGACGAACACGATGCGCCGCGTCAGGAAGACATCCGCCCCCTCGGCGAAAATGTTTACGAACTCACAGGCCGCGCCCTGCTGGAAGACATTGAAGATCTGGGCGTTGATCTGGATTCGGACGAGGTGGACACCATCGGCGGCTACCTGAGCATGGAGGCGGGGCACGTCCCCGGCCCCGGCGAGCGCTTTACCCTGCGAGGCTGGGCCTTTACCGTGCTTGAAGCTGACAGGAAGCTCATTATCCGCCTGCGCATGGAACCTGCTGACCACGCCGCGCCCGCTCCGGCCACGGAAGAGGAAGAAGCGGCAAAAGCATGA